The Physeter macrocephalus isolate SW-GA unplaced genomic scaffold, ASM283717v5 random_380, whole genome shotgun sequence genome window below encodes:
- the REN gene encoding renin isoform X1, with product MPRWGFLLVLWGSCTFSLPADTGAFRRIFLKKMPSVWEILKERGVDVARLGAEWSQLTKTLSFGNRTSPVVLTNYLDTQYYGEISIGTPPQTFKVIFDTGSANLWVPSTKCSPLYTACEIHSLYDSSESSSYVENGTEFTIHYGSGKVKGFLSQDLVTVGGITVTQTFGEVTELPLIPFMLAKFDGVLGMGFPAQAIAGVTPVFDHILSQRVLKEDVFSVYYSRNSKNSHLLGGEIVLGGSDPQYYQENFHYVSVSKTGSWQIRMKGVSVRSTTLLCEEGCMVVVDTGASYISGPTSSLRLLMETLGAKELSTDEYVVNCNQVPTLPDISFHLGGRAYTLTSADYVLQDPYNSDDLCTLALHGLDVPPPTGPVWVLGASFIRKFYTEFDRRNNRIGFALAR from the exons GATCTTCCTCAAGAAAATGCCCTCCGTCTGGGAAATCCTGAAGGAGCGAGGCGTGGACGTGGCCAGGCTGGGTGCTGAGTGGAGCCAGCTCACCAAGACACTCTCCTTTGGCAACCGCACCTCCCCCGTGGTGCTCACCAACTACCTGGAT ACCCAGTACTATGGCGAGATCAGCATTGGCACCCCACCACAGACCTTCAAAGTCATCTTTGACACGGGCTCAGCCAACCTCTGGGTGCCCTCCACCAAGTGTAGCCCTCTCTACACGGCCTGTG AGATTCACAGCCTCTACGACTCCTCGGAATCCTCCAGCTATGTGGAGAATGGGACGGAATTCACCATCCACTATGGATCTGGGAAGGTCAAAGGCTTCCTGAGCCAGGACCTGGTGACT GTGGGCGGAATCACCGTCACACAGACGTTTGGAGAGGTCACGGAGCTGCCCCTGATACCTTTCATGCTGGCCAAGTTTGATGGTGTTCTGGGCATGGGCTTCCCCGCACAGGCCATTGCAGGGGTCACGCCCGTCTTTGACCACATCCTCTCCCAAAGGGTGCTGAAGGAGGACGTCTTCTCTGTCTACTACAGCAG AAATTCCAA GAATTCCCACTTGCTGGGGGGAGAGATCGTGCTGGGAGGCAGCGACCCCCAGTATTACCAAGAGAATTTCCACTACGTGAGCGTCAGCAAGACTGGCTCCTGGCAGATCAGAATGAAAGG GGTGTCTGTGAGGTCGACCACTTTGCTCTGTGAGGAGGGCTGCATGGTAGTGGTGGATACCGGTGCGTCTTACATTTCGGGTCCCACCAGCTCCTTAAGGCTGCTCATGGAGACCCTGGGGGCCAAGGAGCTGAGCACAGATGAA TACGTCGTGAACTGTAACCAAGTGCCCACACTCCCTGACATCTCCTTCCACCTCGGAGGCAGAGCCTACACGCTCACCAGTGCGGACTACGTATTACAG GACCCCTACAATAGTGATGATCTGTGTACACTGGCCCTCCATGGTCTGGACGTCCCACCACCCACGGGGCCAGTCTGGGTCCTGGGTGCCAGCTTCATCCGCAAGTTCTACACGGAGTTTGATCGGCGTAACAATCGCATTGGCTTTGCCCTGGCCCGCTGA
- the REN gene encoding renin isoform X2: MPRWGFLLVLWGSCTFSLPADTGAFRRIFLKKMPSVWEILKERGVDVARLGAEWSQLTKTLSFGNRTSPVVLTNYLDTQYYGEISIGTPPQTFKVIFDTGSANLWVPSTKCSPLYTACEIHSLYDSSESSSYVENGTEFTIHYGSGKVKGFLSQDLVTVGGITVTQTFGEVTELPLIPFMLAKFDGVLGMGFPAQAIAGVTPVFDHILSQRVLKEDVFSVYYSRNSHLLGGEIVLGGSDPQYYQENFHYVSVSKTGSWQIRMKGVSVRSTTLLCEEGCMVVVDTGASYISGPTSSLRLLMETLGAKELSTDEYVVNCNQVPTLPDISFHLGGRAYTLTSADYVLQDPYNSDDLCTLALHGLDVPPPTGPVWVLGASFIRKFYTEFDRRNNRIGFALAR, from the exons GATCTTCCTCAAGAAAATGCCCTCCGTCTGGGAAATCCTGAAGGAGCGAGGCGTGGACGTGGCCAGGCTGGGTGCTGAGTGGAGCCAGCTCACCAAGACACTCTCCTTTGGCAACCGCACCTCCCCCGTGGTGCTCACCAACTACCTGGAT ACCCAGTACTATGGCGAGATCAGCATTGGCACCCCACCACAGACCTTCAAAGTCATCTTTGACACGGGCTCAGCCAACCTCTGGGTGCCCTCCACCAAGTGTAGCCCTCTCTACACGGCCTGTG AGATTCACAGCCTCTACGACTCCTCGGAATCCTCCAGCTATGTGGAGAATGGGACGGAATTCACCATCCACTATGGATCTGGGAAGGTCAAAGGCTTCCTGAGCCAGGACCTGGTGACT GTGGGCGGAATCACCGTCACACAGACGTTTGGAGAGGTCACGGAGCTGCCCCTGATACCTTTCATGCTGGCCAAGTTTGATGGTGTTCTGGGCATGGGCTTCCCCGCACAGGCCATTGCAGGGGTCACGCCCGTCTTTGACCACATCCTCTCCCAAAGGGTGCTGAAGGAGGACGTCTTCTCTGTCTACTACAGCAG GAATTCCCACTTGCTGGGGGGAGAGATCGTGCTGGGAGGCAGCGACCCCCAGTATTACCAAGAGAATTTCCACTACGTGAGCGTCAGCAAGACTGGCTCCTGGCAGATCAGAATGAAAGG GGTGTCTGTGAGGTCGACCACTTTGCTCTGTGAGGAGGGCTGCATGGTAGTGGTGGATACCGGTGCGTCTTACATTTCGGGTCCCACCAGCTCCTTAAGGCTGCTCATGGAGACCCTGGGGGCCAAGGAGCTGAGCACAGATGAA TACGTCGTGAACTGTAACCAAGTGCCCACACTCCCTGACATCTCCTTCCACCTCGGAGGCAGAGCCTACACGCTCACCAGTGCGGACTACGTATTACAG GACCCCTACAATAGTGATGATCTGTGTACACTGGCCCTCCATGGTCTGGACGTCCCACCACCCACGGGGCCAGTCTGGGTCCTGGGTGCCAGCTTCATCCGCAAGTTCTACACGGAGTTTGATCGGCGTAACAATCGCATTGGCTTTGCCCTGGCCCGCTGA